From a region of the Chloroflexota bacterium genome:
- the galE gene encoding UDP-glucose 4-epimerase GalE, whose protein sequence is MRILVSGGAGYIGSVTSAALLDAGYDVVIFDNLRQGHRQAVPAAATFVLGDLNNIAEIRSAFEVHGPFDGILNFASHTLVGESMQHPEYYLRDSVVAGINLLTVAAEHGVKAFILSSTANLFDDPAKMPIDENERIVPGSPYGEMKSWMERALYWYERVHGIRYGALRYFNACGCTPTIGEHHDPETHLIPLVLQVALGQRESIAIFGDDYPTPDGSCVRDYVHVSDLASAHILTLQALLNGGASRRYNLGNGGGFSVKEVIQAVRNVTGHAIPAVVAPRRAGDPATLVASSETIRRELGWEPRYATIESIIESAWAWHQQHPHGYSE, encoded by the coding sequence ATGCGTATTTTGGTCTCCGGTGGCGCTGGCTATATTGGCAGCGTAACCAGTGCCGCATTGCTTGATGCTGGCTATGACGTTGTAATCTTTGATAATTTGCGCCAAGGCCATCGCCAAGCGGTTCCCGCTGCCGCGACCTTTGTCTTGGGCGATCTGAATAATATTGCTGAAATTCGCAGTGCTTTTGAAGTTCATGGCCCTTTCGATGGGATTTTAAACTTTGCTTCGCATACCTTAGTGGGCGAGTCGATGCAGCACCCTGAATATTATCTGCGTGATAGTGTGGTAGCGGGGATTAATTTGCTGACGGTTGCCGCTGAACATGGCGTGAAGGCCTTTATTCTCTCATCAACCGCCAATCTCTTCGACGACCCGGCTAAAATGCCAATCGATGAAAATGAGCGCATTGTGCCAGGCTCGCCCTATGGTGAGATGAAATCGTGGATGGAACGGGCGCTCTATTGGTATGAACGCGTGCATGGTATTCGCTATGGCGCACTGCGCTATTTCAACGCTTGTGGTTGTACGCCGACAATTGGCGAACATCACGACCCTGAAACTCACTTGATTCCCTTGGTTTTGCAAGTTGCTTTGGGTCAGCGCGAATCAATTGCGATCTTCGGCGACGATTATCCAACGCCCGATGGCTCGTGTGTGCGCGACTATGTGCATGTGAGCGATTTGGCTTCGGCGCATATTCTGACCTTGCAAGCCTTGCTCAATGGCGGAGCCAGCCGCCGCTACAATTTGGGCAATGGTGGTGGTTTTAGCGTCAAAGAAGTTATCCAAGCTGTGCGCAATGTAACTGGCCATGCGATTCCAGCAGTGGTTGCGCCGCGCCGTGCTGGCGATCCGGCTACCTTGGTCGCTTCATCGGAAACAATTCGCCGCGAGTTGGGCTGGGAGCCACGCTATGCCACAATTGAGAGTATCATCGAAAGTGCTTGGGCTTGGCATCAACAACATCCTCACGGCTACAGCGAATAA
- a CDS encoding PaaI family thioesterase: MVSTTQPAFQDQLQGNHCWGCGKDNPHGLQIKSYWDGAEAICHWQPQPWHCASPTHVVNGGIIGALIDCHAIISAMALAAQQAGVALSSPTPIWYVTGKLEIAYHKPTPLGPSLELRARFEVQNERKTLVTCTLSAADQLCATGTVLAVRVPNEWMQV; the protein is encoded by the coding sequence ATGGTTTCAACGACGCAACCAGCCTTTCAAGATCAATTGCAGGGCAATCATTGTTGGGGCTGTGGCAAGGATAATCCTCATGGCTTGCAAATCAAAAGCTATTGGGATGGAGCTGAGGCGATTTGTCATTGGCAACCACAGCCATGGCATTGTGCCTCGCCAACCCATGTGGTTAATGGCGGCATCATCGGCGCATTAATCGATTGCCACGCGATTATTAGCGCCATGGCCTTGGCTGCTCAACAGGCTGGGGTTGCGTTAAGCAGCCCCACGCCAATTTGGTATGTAACTGGTAAGCTCGAAATTGCCTACCACAAACCAACACCACTTGGCCCAAGCTTGGAGTTGCGTGCCCGCTTCGAGGTGCAAAACGAGCGCAAAACCTTGGTAACTTGTACCCTCAGCGCCGCCGATCAGCTGTGTGCAACTGGCACTGTCTTGGCTGTGCGCGTTCCCAATGAATGGATGCAAGTCTAG
- a CDS encoding phage tail sheath subtilisin-like domain-containing protein: MAEVILPGTYITVRDEGLISAGRIASGYIGIVGTAASGPINQVQILGSFSEAKAIFGASDAWQGGTKNELTLIRALEQIYNNGGKTVYAVRSEGVTVDNYKTALAELENEIVNLVLLAGQDSSNVGMANALIAHLTTTAGIKRERIGLIGSALGDDIAKISGHSYASDRLIFVAPGIKSSVSDPATQTVSQVSLPGSYLAAAVAGLIAALPVQSSPTNKTVAIEGLTTNFSASQLEQLVQKRVLAVEKREGWRVVKGITTATNSAWHQITTRRIVDYAIYGVRSACNPYIGKLNNDRVRGAMKATLDAFLTRMVEDEALVGYSLDVSATRAQQIAGEVQVSLTLQPTFSIDFILVTMYLG; the protein is encoded by the coding sequence ATGGCTGAAGTGATTTTGCCAGGCACCTACATCACGGTGCGTGATGAGGGGCTGATTAGCGCAGGGCGCATCGCCTCGGGCTATATTGGCATTGTTGGCACGGCAGCAAGTGGTCCAATCAATCAAGTGCAAATTTTGGGCAGTTTCAGCGAAGCGAAGGCGATCTTCGGAGCCAGCGATGCTTGGCAGGGCGGCACAAAAAACGAGTTAACCCTCATTCGAGCTTTGGAGCAAATTTATAACAATGGCGGCAAAACGGTCTATGCCGTGCGTAGCGAAGGCGTAACAGTTGATAATTATAAAACTGCCCTCGCTGAATTGGAAAATGAAATCGTTAATTTGGTATTATTGGCTGGTCAAGATAGCTCAAACGTGGGCATGGCCAATGCTTTAATCGCTCACCTCACCACCACCGCAGGCATCAAACGCGAACGCATCGGCTTGATCGGCAGTGCGCTTGGCGATGATATCGCTAAAATCTCCGGCCATAGCTATGCCAGCGATCGCTTAATTTTCGTTGCACCTGGGATCAAAAGCTCAGTCAGCGATCCAGCGACCCAAACTGTCAGTCAAGTTTCCTTACCAGGTAGTTATTTGGCCGCCGCTGTGGCTGGCCTGATCGCTGCCTTACCAGTCCAGTCCAGCCCAACCAACAAAACTGTGGCAATCGAGGGCTTGACCACCAACTTTAGCGCCTCGCAACTTGAGCAATTGGTGCAAAAACGGGTGTTAGCGGTCGAAAAACGCGAAGGCTGGCGCGTCGTCAAAGGCATTACCACCGCCACCAACTCGGCTTGGCATCAAATTACCACCCGCCGCATCGTCGATTATGCGATTTATGGCGTGCGCTCGGCTTGTAATCCCTACATCGGCAAACTGAATAATGACCGAGTACGCGGCGCAATGAAAGCAACGCTTGATGCCTTTTTGACCCGTATGGTCGAAGATGAGGCCTTGGTTGGCTATTCGTTGGATGTTTCGGCGACTCGCGCTCAGCAAATTGCTGGTGAGGTGCAAGTGTCGCTCACATTGCAACCAACCTTCAGTATCGACTTCATCTTAGTAACGATGTATTTGGGTTAG
- a CDS encoding phage baseplate assembly protein V has product MEELLQIIQRVAERSTQRIHTSELGVVTAVFSHADEGDNDNYQCSVQLRNYQLPDGGPFELRKVPVATPYLGLACIPNVGDLVVLSFIGGDINAPIIMGRVYNDEDRPPANNPKEFLLQHSIAEGGSLLLDSEGKIILTSKNGENTITLEDEKIAISNEKFSLVIDLAGEKISLSSNKDLSLIAETGKLTVQANAIELKSDSTLDLQASGAIKIKGSTIDLN; this is encoded by the coding sequence ATGGAAGAACTATTGCAGATTATTCAGCGGGTTGCCGAACGCAGCACTCAGCGTATCCATACCAGCGAATTGGGGGTTGTGACGGCAGTTTTTTCGCATGCTGACGAGGGTGATAACGATAATTACCAATGTTCGGTGCAATTACGCAATTATCAGTTGCCCGATGGCGGCCCGTTTGAATTGCGCAAAGTGCCAGTTGCCACGCCCTACCTTGGTTTAGCCTGCATTCCCAATGTTGGCGATTTGGTGGTGCTCTCGTTTATTGGCGGTGATATTAATGCGCCAATCATTATGGGACGGGTCTACAACGATGAAGATCGTCCGCCGGCCAATAATCCCAAGGAGTTTTTGCTGCAACATAGCATCGCCGAAGGTGGCAGTTTGCTGCTGGATAGCGAAGGCAAAATTATCCTGACCAGCAAAAATGGCGAGAACACAATTACGCTTGAGGATGAGAAAATCGCCATTAGCAACGAGAAATTTAGCTTGGTGATTGATCTTGCGGGTGAAAAAATTAGCCTTAGCTCTAATAAAGATCTCAGTTTGATTGCTGAAACTGGCAAACTAACCGTCCAAGCCAATGCAATTGAGCTTAAATCCGATTCAACCTTGGATCTACAGGCTAGCGGCGCAATCAAGATCAAAGGTAGCACGATCGATTTGAACTAA
- a CDS encoding PAAR domain-containing protein: MGKPAAKKGDQVTGSCMHTVQPPGGPPPPPVQVPHPFVGMINDQLSSNVKIGGQPAAVAGSKAINTPAHIPTPPNLSFINPPNNQATLEGGSQTVKINGKPAIRAGDQATTCDEAKVKGVVVAVGTVMIGD, from the coding sequence ATGGGCAAGCCAGCTGCCAAAAAAGGCGATCAAGTGACTGGAAGTTGTATGCACACGGTGCAACCGCCAGGTGGGCCGCCGCCGCCACCAGTTCAAGTGCCGCATCCATTTGTCGGCATGATCAATGATCAATTGAGCAGCAATGTCAAGATTGGCGGGCAGCCTGCGGCGGTGGCTGGCTCGAAGGCAATCAACACGCCAGCCCACATCCCAACGCCGCCAAACCTGAGTTTTATCAATCCGCCTAACAATCAAGCAACCTTGGAAGGTGGCAGCCAAACCGTCAAAATCAATGGCAAGCCAGCGATTCGTGCAGGCGATCAAGCGACAACTTGCGACGAAGCCAAGGTTAAAGGTGTGGTGGTGGCGGTTGGAACCGTCATGATTGGCGATTAA
- a CDS encoding GPW/gp25 family protein produces the protein MAESLETDLQLTWRSLGMQSSDRIAVDLVSERSDLALVSGRANLAQAIVNRLLTRQGELSLLGHPDYGSRLYLLVGEPQSRRTHLRAEFYVRESLGFERRISEVVSVTIVPIMPRSDQRSTLELQVVVRPIDQSEPLVVNIAVALEG, from the coding sequence ATGGCCGAATCCCTTGAAACTGATTTGCAACTAACTTGGCGCAGCCTTGGTATGCAATCGTCTGATCGAATTGCAGTTGATTTGGTGTCTGAACGCAGCGATTTGGCCTTGGTTAGCGGTCGGGCTAATTTGGCGCAGGCAATTGTTAATCGGCTCTTGACCCGTCAAGGCGAATTGAGCTTGCTTGGGCATCCCGATTATGGCTCACGCTTGTATTTGCTGGTTGGCGAGCCACAAAGCCGCCGCACGCATCTGCGAGCCGAGTTTTATGTGCGCGAAAGTTTGGGCTTTGAACGCCGAATCAGCGAAGTTGTTTCGGTCACGATTGTGCCAATTATGCCGCGCTCGGATCAACGTTCAACCCTCGAATTGCAGGTCGTGGTGCGGCCAATCGATCAATCGGAGCCGTTGGTGGTGAATATAGCAGTAGCCTTGGAGGGCTAG
- a CDS encoding baseplate J/gp47 family protein produces MTIHKKQFNDIYASMVADSRQRLPRLSDFEEGSVVRSLFESFAYELAVLYEQLDLVYQAGFIDTAEGAQLDRVVAILGIKRNEPDFATGSVTFQRDSTSEETLIPIGTLITTKEDPKQTPSKKAYITTEEGRIAPGMATVEVHVRAEERGKHMTTAEQTVIVMPRPLPGIKAVTNPKAIGFRGRERETDQELRERAKQTLLASGRASSLSIENALLSLPEVREVRIHEDFHNNPEGRPGSIEVFVDGMNEHNERQLRQRLDEVRAAGIYVVLKPAAPINVDAVIHIAANDQIANAEKGLLETQVREAVEAYFGRLGMGQPLLFSQLTSEILQVKGVNDLINLELQLYREADSKAQGIVQLTRSSNLTQTLLIELPCELRTLDNQRFLAINPASFAPNQATIELQVQAMLAGRSGELATSAALWEELVINQTKVTIANLQPILLQRTKHTPQDKRLESAISEIFNPGSIRVAAEPKDLPILIFIKLVEPGLERDEKRRKIEGAIQEYIASLTLGSAIQASEIEKKIRLYHRKDFSLRMLAKPFQSNERPEDSAIQVSIIEKPVLANLLIYSERVELTGKLELTVAPTTSDSQRRQICYEVRRAIMAYLDDLAPEQDLELAQIEALAKAQLQVLQVAFNPKHCQLYNLSTNPVSVLAERNNGKVVKIASFEKVFLASDSASDPALRFVIQA; encoded by the coding sequence GTGACGATTCATAAAAAACAATTTAATGATATTTATGCCAGCATGGTTGCCGATTCGCGCCAGCGCTTGCCACGGCTCTCCGATTTTGAAGAAGGCAGCGTGGTGCGTTCGCTATTTGAATCGTTTGCCTATGAGCTAGCCGTATTGTATGAGCAGCTGGATCTGGTCTATCAAGCTGGATTTATCGATACTGCTGAGGGGGCGCAGCTTGATCGGGTGGTGGCGATTTTAGGCATCAAGCGCAACGAGCCAGATTTTGCAACAGGCAGCGTGACTTTTCAACGTGATAGTACGAGTGAAGAAACGTTGATTCCGATTGGCACGTTGATCACCACCAAGGAAGATCCCAAGCAAACGCCTTCTAAAAAAGCTTATATCACAACTGAAGAAGGCCGAATTGCCCCAGGCATGGCCACAGTTGAGGTCCATGTACGAGCCGAAGAGCGTGGCAAACACATGACAACCGCCGAGCAAACGGTGATTGTGATGCCGCGACCATTGCCTGGCATCAAAGCAGTGACTAATCCTAAAGCGATCGGCTTTCGCGGGCGCGAGCGCGAAACCGACCAAGAATTGCGTGAGCGTGCCAAACAAACCTTGCTGGCTTCAGGCCGCGCCTCAAGTTTATCGATTGAAAATGCCTTGTTGAGTTTGCCCGAAGTACGCGAAGTGCGGATTCACGAAGATTTTCATAATAATCCTGAAGGCCGTCCAGGATCGATCGAAGTCTTTGTTGATGGCATGAACGAGCATAACGAGCGCCAATTGCGCCAACGTTTAGATGAGGTGCGGGCCGCTGGGATTTATGTGGTGCTTAAGCCAGCAGCACCGATTAATGTTGATGCAGTGATTCATATTGCGGCCAACGATCAGATTGCGAATGCTGAAAAAGGCCTGCTTGAAACCCAAGTGCGCGAAGCAGTTGAAGCTTACTTTGGCCGTTTGGGTATGGGCCAGCCCTTGCTTTTCTCGCAACTGACCAGCGAAATTTTGCAGGTCAAAGGCGTAAATGATTTGATTAATTTGGAGTTGCAGCTTTATCGTGAGGCCGATAGCAAAGCCCAAGGCATTGTGCAGTTGACTCGTAGCAGCAATTTGACCCAAACTTTGTTGATCGAGTTGCCCTGTGAATTGCGCACGCTGGATAATCAACGCTTTTTGGCAATCAATCCTGCAAGTTTTGCCCCCAACCAAGCGACGATTGAGCTTCAGGTGCAGGCGATGTTGGCTGGACGCAGCGGCGAGCTAGCAACTAGTGCCGCCTTGTGGGAAGAATTGGTGATCAATCAGACCAAAGTAACCATTGCTAACCTTCAGCCAATTTTATTGCAACGCACCAAACATACACCACAAGATAAGCGTTTGGAAAGCGCTATTTCCGAGATTTTTAATCCTGGCAGTATTCGGGTAGCGGCTGAGCCAAAGGATTTGCCAATCCTGATCTTTATTAAATTGGTTGAACCAGGCTTGGAGCGCGACGAGAAACGTCGCAAAATCGAAGGCGCAATTCAAGAATATATTGCTAGTTTGACGCTTGGCTCAGCCATCCAAGCTAGCGAAATCGAGAAGAAAATTCGGCTCTATCATCGCAAAGATTTTAGCTTGCGCATGCTGGCAAAGCCCTTCCAAAGCAACGAACGCCCTGAGGATAGCGCGATTCAGGTCAGTATTATTGAAAAGCCCGTTTTAGCTAACCTGCTGATCTATAGCGAGCGAGTCGAATTAACTGGCAAACTTGAGTTGACGGTTGCGCCAACCACCAGCGATAGCCAACGCCGCCAAATTTGCTATGAAGTGCGACGGGCAATTATGGCCTATCTCGATGATCTAGCTCCAGAGCAGGATTTAGAGCTAGCCCAGATCGAAGCGCTTGCCAAAGCCCAACTTCAGGTATTGCAAGTTGCTTTCAACCCTAAACACTGCCAGCTCTACAATCTCTCGACCAATCCAGTTAGTGTGCTGGCCGAGCGTAATAACGGTAAAGTCGTTAAAATCGCCAGCTTCGAGAAAGTTTTTCTCGCCAGCGATAGTGCCAGCGATCCGGCGCTGCGCTTTGTAATACAGGCTTAA
- a CDS encoding H-type lectin domain-containing protein, with protein sequence MAYNHQDKQSGQLIRAADWNEMSREVARLDEAKVNRTGGDGIQGPLKVTAGADATQASLKVAATTTGAKAPLAEFRHSNQTQGVSIGYASILATGSNPNQPLAIAARGTDPLTLNAESGGNVGIGTTNPQNKLQVEGNLHLNGNTLYLRKNPTDQYDLVRWQETTDRVEIGGFNGVTLGHTKDASNVVKPVLTVRSEQQVEVNGSLTVQLDAATRHVPLLQIRRSAAAREDGKFTFLELFQEASATLGEVNPSIRFHHGNRYWWRIESRADGFYFKDGSINSDNLTTIVANSLRFGDGTTQSTAIKQTQIRSGVVQTGHFEGGNATRTVRKAINYSGFSQVPTVIVGLAGSDTNKDRNVRLVVSVEGVTQTSCTAVAMTWANSEVYDAWIFWIAIGV encoded by the coding sequence ATGGCCTATAATCATCAAGATAAACAAAGTGGGCAGCTTATTCGTGCCGCTGACTGGAACGAAATGAGCCGCGAAGTTGCGCGTTTGGATGAGGCGAAAGTTAATCGAACCGGCGGCGATGGTATCCAAGGGCCGCTCAAAGTAACTGCTGGAGCCGATGCAACTCAAGCATCGCTCAAAGTTGCGGCAACGACCACTGGCGCAAAAGCGCCGTTGGCTGAATTTCGCCATAGCAACCAAACCCAAGGGGTGAGCATTGGCTATGCGAGCATTTTGGCGACTGGCTCGAACCCCAACCAACCGCTGGCGATTGCCGCTCGTGGCACCGACCCCCTGACGTTGAATGCAGAAAGTGGCGGCAACGTGGGGATTGGCACGACCAATCCCCAAAATAAGCTTCAAGTCGAAGGCAATCTGCACCTGAATGGCAATACCCTGTATTTGCGCAAAAACCCAACCGATCAGTATGATTTGGTACGTTGGCAAGAAACGACAGATCGGGTCGAAATTGGCGGCTTCAATGGAGTAACGCTTGGCCATACCAAAGATGCCAGCAATGTGGTTAAACCGGTGCTCACGGTGCGTTCAGAGCAACAAGTGGAAGTAAATGGGAGTTTGACCGTTCAACTTGATGCTGCCACCCGCCATGTCCCACTGCTGCAAATTCGGCGTTCGGCTGCTGCCCGTGAAGATGGCAAATTTACCTTTCTCGAATTATTTCAAGAAGCCTCAGCAACCTTGGGTGAGGTTAATCCAAGCATTCGCTTTCATCATGGCAATCGCTATTGGTGGCGAATTGAAAGCCGGGCTGATGGATTCTACTTCAAAGATGGCAGTATTAATAGCGATAATTTAACTACAATTGTGGCGAACAGTTTGCGTTTTGGTGATGGTACGACCCAAAGCACAGCCATCAAACAGACCCAAATTCGCTCTGGTGTGGTGCAAACTGGCCATTTTGAAGGGGGCAATGCGACAAGAACCGTTAGAAAGGCGATTAACTATAGTGGATTTAGCCAAGTACCGACGGTCATTGTTGGCCTAGCTGGCTCGGATACCAACAAAGATCGTAATGTGCGGTTGGTAGTTTCGGTTGAGGGCGTGACCCAAACCTCGTGCACGGCGGTAGCCATGACGTGGGCCAATAGCGAGGTTTACGATGCCTGGATTTTCTGGATTGCCATTGGAGTTTAG
- a CDS encoding class I SAM-dependent methyltransferase: MTIQALPTERLTGCPVCNHTEASFVGHYPEAYLEEGLSLYQCAACSLVYLNPRLSLLGTHMLEDQSLVYQYDEVTQAQAVQDREGIIDWIEAMTELTPGRMLDVGCNRGYLLAAAARRGWQTTGVELSQVAAAEARKRFGLTIYSSLSDLPKNQPFDLITCWHVVEHLHEPVQMLSQLAELLSPTGVLAIQVPAYRFAAEYVRQGNSSHIFCASHPVHYTAETLSMVLVKAGFETFYCDESAEHLLLTIYAAKPSRQLYREHLSEINQKLIWFERDHAKLAQQLQAMNEYVQRLEATLEAKNQHIAQLEQNLKTIKNGRMMRLLNKLKG; the protein is encoded by the coding sequence GTGACGATTCAAGCCTTACCAACCGAGCGATTAACTGGTTGCCCGGTTTGCAATCATACAGAGGCAAGTTTTGTTGGACATTATCCTGAAGCGTATCTAGAAGAGGGTTTATCGCTCTATCAATGTGCTGCATGTTCGCTTGTCTATCTCAATCCACGACTCTCCTTGCTTGGCACGCATATGTTAGAAGATCAAAGCCTTGTCTATCAATACGACGAGGTAACTCAAGCCCAGGCTGTTCAGGATCGCGAAGGCATTATCGATTGGATTGAAGCCATGACTGAGCTAACGCCTGGTCGAATGCTCGATGTGGGCTGCAATCGTGGCTATCTGCTAGCTGCTGCCGCTCGCCGTGGCTGGCAAACAACTGGAGTCGAATTATCGCAAGTGGCCGCCGCTGAAGCTCGCAAACGCTTTGGGTTAACCATCTACTCAAGCCTCAGCGATCTTCCCAAAAATCAACCATTCGACTTAATCACCTGTTGGCATGTGGTCGAACATTTACATGAGCCAGTGCAAATGCTCAGCCAACTTGCCGAATTGCTTAGCCCAACTGGGGTGTTAGCAATTCAAGTGCCTGCCTATCGTTTTGCTGCTGAATATGTGCGGCAAGGCAATAGCTCGCATATTTTTTGTGCCTCGCATCCAGTGCACTATACTGCCGAAACGTTAAGCATGGTTTTAGTTAAAGCAGGCTTCGAAACATTTTATTGCGATGAATCAGCTGAGCACTTATTATTAACAATCTATGCTGCCAAACCTTCACGCCAACTCTATCGTGAACACTTAAGCGAGATCAACCAAAAATTAATCTGGTTTGAACGCGATCATGCCAAACTGGCCCAACAACTTCAAGCGATGAATGAGTATGTGCAGCGGCTCGAAGCAACGCTTGAGGCTAAAAATCAACATATTGCCCAGCTTGAACAGAATTTAAAAACGATTAAAAATGGTCGCATGATGCGCTTACTCAACAAACTTAAAGGCTAA
- a CDS encoding glycosyltransferase family 2 protein, with amino-acid sequence MKHIAVVILNFNSGDVLKPCLASLADQNWLGQLEVWVVDNASSDNSVAMVRAEFPWVRLIASPQNIGFSAGNNLALRQILAETPTPEAVLVLNPDTVVPSNGIAGMVEALVERPKAGIIGPKLVLADGSLDLACRRAFPSAEVALYRMIGLSKLFPRSPRFGRYNMTYLDPDQTTEVDSIVGAAMLLRTEVLRDVGLLDEAFFMYGEDIDWCYRTKSYGWQVWYDPRVTILHYKRVSSTRRAVPSIRAFYDAMRIFHRKHYEATTLAPLNWLIYLGITLKEWQALVRNRLRPLASRRATHGNNHNA; translated from the coding sequence ATGAAACATATTGCTGTTGTAATTCTTAATTTTAATTCGGGCGATGTGCTGAAGCCATGTTTAGCCTCACTTGCCGACCAAAACTGGCTCGGCCAGCTTGAGGTGTGGGTGGTCGATAATGCTTCATCCGACAATAGCGTGGCTATGGTACGTGCTGAGTTTCCTTGGGTACGCTTAATCGCTTCGCCGCAAAATATTGGCTTTTCGGCGGGCAATAACCTCGCCTTGCGCCAGATTTTGGCCGAAACTCCAACGCCTGAAGCTGTTTTGGTGCTCAACCCCGATACGGTTGTTCCAAGCAACGGGATTGCGGGCATGGTTGAGGCCTTAGTCGAACGCCCCAAAGCCGGCATCATTGGGCCAAAATTGGTATTAGCCGATGGCTCGCTCGATTTAGCCTGCCGACGGGCGTTTCCTTCAGCCGAGGTAGCGCTCTACCGTATGATTGGTTTATCGAAGCTATTTCCCCGTTCGCCACGCTTTGGGCGCTATAACATGACCTACCTCGACCCTGATCAAACCACCGAAGTTGATTCGATTGTCGGGGCGGCGATGTTGTTGCGGACTGAGGTTTTGCGCGATGTGGGCTTGCTCGATGAAGCCTTTTTTATGTATGGCGAAGATATCGATTGGTGTTATCGGACTAAGAGTTATGGCTGGCAAGTTTGGTATGATCCACGGGTGACGATTTTGCACTATAAGCGGGTTTCGAGCACCCGTCGGGCCGTGCCATCAATTCGGGCTTTTTATGATGCGATGCGGATTTTTCACCGCAAACATTATGAAGCAACGACCTTGGCCCCATTAAATTGGCTGATTTACCTTGGAATTACCCTGAAAGAATGGCAAGCACTGGTGCGTAATCGATTACGACCTTTAGCCTCACGTCGAGCAACCCATGGCAACAACCACAATGCTTAA